A genomic region of Alicyclobacillus sp. SO9 contains the following coding sequences:
- a CDS encoding NAD+ synthase — protein MKQEFAKQLKVNPELTTRVLTAFIRDEVEKAGFRKVILGLSGGIDSALVAYLAVRALGKDNVHAVLLPYKTSSPSSLADAQAVVDDLAVHHLVVPITTPVDAYFETLDRLLGEEAVPLRRGNRMARERMSTLFDLSAYYGALVLGTSNKTELLLGYGTQFGDMASALNPIGDLYKHQVRQISEFVGVPDSILKKAPSADLWESQTDEGELGFGYDEADEILVQLVDLRKDARKLVDEGYDAALVELLTTRIRRNQYKRQPPVIAKVSTRTVGIDFRYLRDWGL, from the coding sequence ATGAAACAGGAATTCGCGAAACAGCTGAAGGTCAATCCCGAACTCACAACGAGGGTTCTAACCGCGTTTATCAGAGATGAAGTGGAGAAGGCAGGTTTTCGAAAAGTGATTCTTGGCCTGTCGGGTGGGATTGATTCGGCTTTAGTTGCGTATTTGGCGGTGAGAGCTCTGGGCAAGGACAATGTCCACGCTGTGCTGCTGCCGTACAAAACCAGTTCGCCGTCAAGTCTGGCGGATGCACAAGCGGTCGTCGACGATCTCGCTGTCCATCATCTGGTGGTCCCCATCACGACGCCCGTTGACGCATACTTTGAGACACTGGACAGGCTTCTGGGGGAAGAAGCGGTTCCGCTGCGCAGAGGGAACCGCATGGCGCGTGAGCGCATGAGCACATTGTTTGATTTATCCGCCTATTACGGGGCGCTTGTGCTTGGGACAAGCAACAAAACGGAATTGCTTCTTGGTTACGGAACACAGTTCGGAGATATGGCCAGCGCCTTAAATCCGATTGGAGACTTATACAAGCATCAGGTTCGCCAGATTTCTGAGTTCGTGGGTGTTCCAGACAGCATTTTAAAGAAGGCTCCTTCTGCTGATTTGTGGGAGAGTCAGACCGACGAAGGAGAGCTTGGGTTTGGGTACGATGAAGCAGACGAAATTCTCGTTCAATTGGTGGACCTAAGAAAAGATGCCAGGAAGCTTGTCGATGAAGGCTACGACGCTGCTCTTGTGGAACTCTTGACCACGCGCATCAGACGGAACCAATATAAGCGTCAACCTCCTGTCATTGCAAAGGTTTCAACGCGTACGGTCGGAATTGATTTCCGCTATCTTCGAGACTGG